A region from the Hylaeus volcanicus isolate JK05 chromosome 6, UHH_iyHylVolc1.0_haploid, whole genome shotgun sequence genome encodes:
- the LOC128878034 gene encoding potassium voltage-gated channel protein Shaw-like encodes MSLLNMDSENRVVLNVGGIRHETYKATLKKIPATRLSRLTEALANYDPILNEYFFDRHPGVFAQVLNYYRTGKLHYPTDVCGPLFEEELDFWGLDSNQVEPCCWMTYTQHRDTQETLTVLDRLDLDTERPTEEELARKFGFEDAYFAGTLTWWQKVKPQMWSLFDEPYSSLAAKVISIVSVLFICISILSFCLKTHPDMRVPVIVNRTVNKGNETSWTVDKTHTNAHDVFFYIECMCNAWFTFEFLIRITASPNRCVFIKSSVNLIDMVATMSFYLDLALQRFASHLENADILEFLSIIRIMRLFKLTRHSSGLKILIQTFRASAKELTLLVFFLVLGIVIFASLVYYAERTQYNPKNDFKSIPLGLWWALVTMTTVGYGDMVPKTYIGMFVGALCALAGVLTIALPVPVIVSNFAMYYSHTQARAKLPKKRRRVLPVEQPRVRAPGAPPGMPGVPGTAGPPGCAPQHMPPGGPLSGTGALAPGLGQTPGVGCPGGQGPQNRRMNAIKTNHPKDVSFATKTEEDRRNSNLRTNGTKTAGGLG; translated from the exons ATGAGTCTTCTAAACATGGATTCGGAGAACCGCGTGGTCCTGAACGTGGGTGGAATCCGGCACGAGACGTACAAGGCGACCCTAAAGAAGATCCCCGCGACGAGGCTTTCGAGGTTGACCGAGGCCCTCGCGAACTACGACCCCATCTTGAACGAGTACTTCTTTGACAGACATCCGGGGGTCTTCGCCCAAGTCCTCAACTACTATCGCACCGGAAAGCTCCACTACCCCACGGATGTTTGCGGCCCACTGTTCGAGGAGGAGCTCGACTTTTGGGGTCTCGACTCCAATCAGGTGGAGCCGTGTTGCTGGATGACCTACACCCAG CATCGGGACACGCAGGAAACGCTGACAGTCCTCGACAGGTTGGACCTCGATACCGAGAGGCCGACCGAAGAGGAACTGGCGAGGAAGTTCGGTTTCGAGGATGCGTATTTCGCCGGCACGCTGACGTGGTGGCAGAAGGTCAAGCCCCAGATGTGGTCGCTGTTCGATGAACCCTACTCCTCTTTGGCAGCTAAG GTGATCAGCATAGTCTCGGTCCTCTTCATCTGCATCTCGATCTTGTCGTTCTGCCTGAAGACGCATCCGGACATGCGAGTGCCGGTGATCGTGAACCGGACGGTGAACAAAGGGAACGAGACCTCGTGGACGGTGGACAAAACGCACACGAACGCTCACGACGTCTTTTTCTACATCGAGTGCATGTGCAACGCCTGGTTTACATTCGAGTTCCTAATACGGATTACCGCGAGCCCGAATCGCTGCGTGTTCATCAAGAGCTCGGTGAACCTGATCGACATGGTGGCAACGATGAGCTTCTATCTCGATCTGGCGCTGCAACGTTTCGCCTCCCATCTGGAGAACGCGGACATCCTCGAGTTCTTGAGCATCATACGTATAATGAGACTGTTCAAGCTGACACGTCACTCCTCCGGCCTGAAGATCCTGATACAGACTTTCCGCGCCTCCGCGAAGGAGCTCACGCTCTTAGTTTTCTTTCTGGTCCTTGGAATCGTGATCTTCGCGAGTCTGGTATACTACGCGGAACGCACCCAGTACAATCCGAAGAACGATTTCAAGAGCATACCGTTGGGCCTGTGGTGGGCCCTAGTAACGATGACCACCGTCGGCTACGGGGACATGGTGCCGAAGACCTACATCGGAATGTTCGTTGGCGCGCTCTGCGCTCTAGCCGGTGTATTAACGATCGCCCTGCCCGTGCCCGTGATCGTCAGCAACTTTGCGATGTATTACAGTCACACGCAGGCGCGAGCCAAGCTACCGAAGAAGAGACGCCGCGTACTTCCGGTCGAGCAGCCAAGAGTGAGAGCTCCAGGCGCTCCGCCAGGAATGCCGGGAGTGCCAGGGACTGCGGGCCCACCGGGTTGCGCTCCTCAACACATGCCACCGGGTGGACCTTTATCCGGGACCGGTGCTCTGGCTCCTGGCCTTGGACAGACGCCTGGAGTTGGCTGCCCTGGAGGTCAAGGGCCCCAGAACAGACGGATGAACGCCATCAAGACCAATCATCCCAAGGATGTTTCGTTCGCCACGAAAACAG AGGAGGACCGGAGGAACTCTAACCTACGCACTAACGGGACCAAGACAGCCGGAGGTTTGGGTTAA
- the LOC128878035 gene encoding uncharacterized protein LOC128878035, with product MVDMVLRHLPITLVQLVALTSIVFPTEARWSVLSRVSSSVCALIVFPLNTHQWSLMGLNLWPSPAPRPNQTQIASRPSDGTIFDKYSISRVLNFFPTPVQEECLSQDKRRRGLCMNTYECRIQQGKSHGPCALGFGVCCIFTASCAEEVQNNLTYVISPGFPNLIDWPMNCSVVVRKIDRQVSQLRIDFVHFNIGQPNARTGVCDEDIMEIRNGRSVFQMCGWNSGQHLYIDLDEDDQSLTLDFRLPSDLQSRMWEMRIVQLAFEQRAPSGCLQHYHGVNGTLKTFNYLSNGRFLADQDYLICVRQERGMCGISYVPCTPDSFRIGPRRMQATNANDINANDTNANASLDENSVGNSTAQNTTNDDNSVNNMEVDMEGSGTNPMEQEVAASMNDSSPTMQEAVSTNTESYGQPRCRDRVLIPCDFEEFITPGNNEAGICNLEHCGDSLCDQNEVDEEGNCRVETWATPFRIRVAFGSGQDTGTTLEDNIGMCLVYEQLPCVS from the exons ATGGTCGACATGGTCCTCAGGCATCTTCCGATCACCCTTGTGCAACTCGTCGCGCTCACGAGCATCGTGTTCCCTACGGAAGCGCGGTGGAGTGTTTTATCGCGTGTGTCGAGCAGTGTTTGCGCTCTGATCGTCTTCCCATTAAACACGCATCAATGGTCGTTGATGGGCTTGAATCTGTGGCCGAGTCCCGCCCCGAGACCTAATCAAACCCAAATCGCGTCGAGGCCATCCGACGGGACGATTTTTGACAAGTATTCCATCTCTAGGG TTTTAAACTTCTTTCCCACCCCCGTGCAAGAGGAGTGCCTATCCCAGGACAAACGGCGACGGGGCTTATGCATGAACACGTATGAGTGTCGCATTCAGCAGGGGAAGTCCCATGGACCGTGTGCACTTGGCTTTGGCGTGTGTTGCATAT TCACGGCAAGTTGCGCGGAGGAGGTGCAAAATAATCTGACCTACGTGATCAGCCCTGGTTTCCCCAACCTCATCGACTGGCCCATGAACTGTTCGGTGGTCGTACGGAAGATCGATAGGCAGGTCAGCCAGCTCAGGATCGATTTCGTCCACTTCAACATA GGTCAACCCAACGCTAGGACGGGCGTATGTGACGAAGATATCATGGAAATCAGAAATGGTAGGAGCGTGTTTCAAATGTGCGGTTGGAACAGTGGCCAGCATC TATACATAGACTTGGACGAAGACGATCAGTCCCTGACGTTGGACTTTCGCTTACCCAGCGATCTGCAGTCTCGCATGTGGGAGATGCGAATCGTTCAACTAGCTTTCGAGCAGCGTGCTCCGAGCGGATGTCTTCAGCACTACCATGGCGTCAACGGCACCCTGAAGACGTTCAATTACTTGTCGAACGGCAGATTCCTTGCGGACCAAGATTACCTGATCTGCGTTCGCCAGGAAAGAGGGATGTGCGGGATTTCCTACGTACCTTGTACGCCGGACTCCTTCCGGATCGGTCCTCGAAGGATGCAGGCGACGAACGCCAACGATATCAACGCCAACGATACCAACGCCAACGCGTCCCTTGATGAGAACTCGGTTGGAAACTCCACTGCCCAGAACACGACCAACGATGACAATTCTGTGAACAACATGGAGGTGGATATGGAAGGATCAGGAACGAATCCCATGGAACAAGAAGTTGCTGCTTCGATGAACGACTCGAGTCCCACGATGCAAGAAGCCGTCTCGACGAACACGGAGTCTTACGGGCAGCCACGGTGCAGGGACAGGGTGCTCATCCCTTGTGACTTCGAGGAATTTATCACG CCTGGGAACAACGAGGCTGGAATTTGCAACCTAGAGCACTGTGGTGACTCTCTGTGCGATCAAAACGAGGTGGACGAAGAAGGAAACTGCCGCGTGGAGACTTGGGCAACGCCCTTTCGTATAAGGGTGGCTTTTGGTAGTGGACAGGACACAGGAACCACGCTGGAGGACAATATTGGCATGTGTCTCGTGTACGAACAATTACCATGCGTGTCTTGA